From one Natrinema saccharevitans genomic stretch:
- a CDS encoding tyrosine-type recombinase/integrase, producing the protein MNSSSASVTDPLEEFLRSKSKGGEDSGNYRRNLERCVEDFLEWLEADPDSTGTFDDLTERTFRRYARELTSRDLASGTIRTYYAQVSAYIGWCVREGLLEANYAQRNVATEPLPETDGRRSGDQQAWTETHRSRITRYVDERAHNAADERGLEAIREFRDRALVYVLCYSGVRGGEIFADPKDDRRNGLRWDDVSIEDRTMTVLAKKQDWSDRSLTEQSINPISRYKRLLDPAGGDWPVFPTFHLPTLYETLRTGLRDEGGWSDAKIEEFVDELTGQVAVVDVLREHELTPPSINTDGARRIMRRLCEDAEIRLEDKHGYLAPHGGRRGAGEVMVRQRGFTAAARLLDNSEEVVRQSYSHIEAKEMAEDAGHAFSEHDS; encoded by the coding sequence GTGAATTCCAGCTCAGCGTCGGTTACCGACCCGCTCGAGGAGTTCCTCCGATCGAAATCGAAGGGCGGCGAAGACAGCGGGAACTACCGACGGAACCTCGAGCGCTGTGTCGAGGACTTCCTCGAGTGGCTCGAGGCCGATCCCGACTCGACCGGAACCTTCGACGACCTCACCGAGCGTACGTTTCGGCGATACGCGCGCGAGCTCACGAGTCGAGACCTCGCGTCGGGGACGATTCGGACGTATTACGCGCAGGTCAGTGCCTATATCGGCTGGTGCGTCCGCGAGGGGCTCCTCGAGGCGAACTACGCCCAGCGCAACGTCGCCACGGAACCGCTCCCGGAAACCGACGGTCGGCGGTCGGGCGATCAGCAGGCCTGGACCGAGACGCACCGATCTCGAATCACGCGTTACGTCGACGAACGCGCGCACAACGCGGCCGACGAGAGGGGACTCGAGGCGATCCGGGAGTTCCGCGATCGGGCGCTCGTCTACGTCCTCTGTTACTCTGGGGTCCGCGGCGGCGAGATCTTCGCGGATCCGAAAGACGACCGTCGAAACGGCCTCAGGTGGGACGACGTCTCGATCGAGGATCGGACGATGACCGTCCTCGCGAAAAAGCAGGACTGGTCGGATCGGTCACTGACGGAACAATCTATAAATCCTATATCGCGATACAAAAGGTTACTCGATCCCGCTGGTGGAGACTGGCCAGTCTTCCCCACGTTTCATCTCCCGACGCTCTACGAGACGCTTCGGACCGGGTTACGGGACGAAGGCGGCTGGTCGGACGCCAAGATCGAGGAGTTCGTCGACGAGCTAACCGGACAGGTAGCCGTTGTCGACGTACTTCGCGAGCACGAACTGACGCCACCCTCGATCAATACGGACGGCGCTCGACGGATCATGCGACGGCTGTGTGAGGACGCCGAAATTCGACTCGAGGATAAACACGGGTATCTCGCACCCCACGGTGGCCGACGCGGAGCCGGCGAGGTCATGGTCCGCCAGCGGGGCTTTACCGCCGCTGCTCGACTGCTGGATAACAGCGAGGAAGTGGTTCGGCAGTCGTACTCGCATATCGAGGCGAAAGAGATGGCCGAAGACGCCGGCCACGCGTTTTCGGAACACGACTCGTGA
- a CDS encoding Tfx family DNA-binding protein — protein sequence MVSADSTSLTDRQIEVLELRERGFTQQEVAEEFDTTGSNVSAIERAAEQNVEKARRTLELVRTIRSPVQFSVSPGTSFDDLIASVYSHGDEAGIKIAYCRPDLYTHLYEVLEECAKQNELMAPVDIGITNEGGVRVFSEDL from the coding sequence ATGGTCTCTGCAGACTCGACGAGCCTGACTGACCGGCAAATAGAGGTGCTCGAACTCCGAGAGCGAGGATTCACACAACAAGAAGTAGCCGAAGAGTTCGACACGACAGGCTCGAACGTGAGCGCTATCGAACGGGCGGCTGAACAGAACGTTGAGAAAGCTCGCCGAACATTAGAACTCGTCCGGACGATTCGGTCGCCGGTTCAGTTTTCTGTTTCTCCAGGAACGAGTTTTGACGACCTGATCGCCAGTGTGTACTCACACGGAGACGAGGCTGGCATCAAGATCGCGTACTGTCGCCCGGATCTCTATACACATCTCTACGAGGTGCTCGAAGAGTGTGCGAAACAGAACGAACTGATGGCGCCGGTTGATATCGGGATTACCAACGAGGGCGGGGTGAGAGTCTTTTCAGAGGACCTCTGA